A genomic stretch from Malus domestica chromosome 15, GDT2T_hap1 includes:
- the LOC103409679 gene encoding small ribosomal subunit protein eS30z/eS30y/eS30x: MGKVHGSLARAGKVRGQTPKVAKQDKKKKPRGRAHKRLQYNRRFVTAVVGFGKKRGPNSSEK; the protein is encoded by the exons ATGG GTAAGGTTCACGGGTCGCTCGCGCGTGCCGGGAAGGTCAGGGGTCAGACCCCGAAGGTCGCCAAgcaagacaagaagaagaagcccaGAGGTCGCGCTCACAAGCGCTTGCAGTACAACCGGAGATTCGTCACCGCCG TTGTTGGATTCGGGAAGAAGAGGGGGCCTAATTCTTCTGAGAAGTAA
- the LOC103416438 gene encoding kinetochore protein NUF2 homolog, with amino-acid sequence MSKFEYPKLTRSDIVTILADSHIVVISDRDLVNPNPDFVADLYTRILISLDFFHEEDYGQVEFSALEQLENPDFHMDSVRTMKLYNRIKEVVALVDCPKRFTLKDMIKPETDRTEYFVSALLNFSLHRETKMNTLTQVVDQLTDIDEQRKGWEDKISQLNAEIADYNEAREKELPLVQEVDAKVKELHQTVSGLNNQQKSLRTSRQKLKEKIGEIEEKVSSAEFSLVQSVQENANLRSKIVQSPDKLQRALEEKKSVREEAKNAERSAKQSLEEKTAVDEVYTKVSKKLSKHLAQMQAIQEQVNSAKSVDRDFKAVKAKLSDDGVVSKSLQAKLVEREGKVEQLNELKKKLERERDLKFEEASKDLNNVELEVESRRRDLEARQKAVEAAVEEVDSITSKTVSIKESGAADQKELARKCEEIMKEFHQYQNSIRVLLMESQ; translated from the exons ATGTCGAAGTTTGAGTACCCGAAGCTTACTCGCTCCGACATCGTCACAATCCTCGCCGACTCTCACATCGTCGTTATTTCCGACCGCGATCTCGTCAACCCCAATCCTGATTTCGTCGCCGACCTCTACACCCGCATCCTCATCTCCCTCGACTTCTTCCACGA GGAAGATTATGGGCAGGTTGAGTTTTCGGCCTTGGAGCAGCTCGAGAACCCGGATTTTCACATGGACTCGGTCCGGACCATGAAGCTATACAACAGAATCAAGGAAGTGGTGGCTTTAGTGGATTGTCCTAAAAGATTTACTCTAAAAGATATGATAAAACCCGAGACGGATCGGACTGAATATTTTGTCAGTGCACTTCTCAATTTCTCTCTTCACAG agagacaaaaatgaataccCTTACCCAAGTCGTGGATCAATTAACTGACATAGATGAGCAACGCAAAGGGTGGGAGGACAAAATTTCCCAG TTGAATGCAGAGATTGCGGACTACAATGAAGCAAGAGAAAAGGAGTTGCCTCTTGTTCAAGAGGTAGATGCAAAAGTTAAAGAATTGCACCAAACTGTTTCAGGCCTTAACAATCAGCAAAAGTCACTGAGAACTTCTCGTCAGAAGTTGAAGGAGAAGATTGGAGAAATAGAGGAAAAG GTTTCGAGTGCAGAGTTTTCTTTGGTACAAAGTGTTCAAGAAAATGCAAATTTGCGCTCAAAAATTGTTCAGTCACCAGATAAATTGCAG AGGGCTTTAGAAGAGAAGAAATCAGTTCGTGAGGAGGCGAAAAATGCTGAAAGGTCAGCGAAGCAATCCTTGGAGGAGAAGACCGCTGTTGATGAGGTTTATACAAAG GTGTCTAAGAAATTGTCAAAACACTTGGCCCAAATGCAAGCTATACAAGAACAG GTTAATTCTGCTAAATCAGTCGACAGAGACTTTAAGGCTGTAAAAGCTAAACTAAGTGATGATGGAGTTGTAAGCAAGTCTCTTCAGGCCAAACTGGTTGAACGGGAGGGAAAAG TGGAACAgttgaatgaattaaaaaagaagCTAGAAAGGGAAAGAGATTTGAAGTTTGAGGAGGCTTCTAAAGATTTGAATAATGTGGAGCTGGAGGTGGAATCTAGGAGGCGTGATCTAGAAGCAAGGCAAAAAGCTGTTGAAGCTGCGGTGGAAGAG GTGGATTCTATCACTTCAAAGACAGTATCAATAAAAGAATCTGGGGCAGCTGATCAGAAAGAATTAGCTCGTAAATGCGAGGAGATTATGAAAGAG TTCCACCAGTACCAGAACTCAATCAGGGTCCTGCTGATGGAGAGCCAATAG
- the LOC103409691 gene encoding uncharacterized protein: MSQSLELLLIQFLMPDNDARRQAEDQIKRLAKDPQVVPALVQHLRTAKTPNVRQLAAVLLRKKITGHWAKLSPQSKHLVKQSLIESITMEHSPPVRRASANVVSVVAKYAVPAGEWPDLLPFLFQCSQSAQEEHREVALILFSSLTETIGNTFRPHFADLQALLLKCLQDETSNRVRVAALKAVGSFLEFTHDGVEVVKFREFIPSILNVSRQCLAAGEEDVAIIAFEIFDELIESPAPLLGESVKSIVQFSLEVCSSQSLESNTRHQAVQIVSWLAKYKSNSLKKHKLVIPILQVMCPLLAESNDEDKDDDLAPDRAAAEVIDTMALNIPKHVFHPVFEFSSLSSQNANPKYREASVTALGVISEGCLEMIKDKLDPVLLIVLGALRDPEEVVRGAASFALGQFAEHLQPEIVSHYQSVLPCILNALEDASDEVKEKSYYALAAFCDNMGEEILPFLDPLMGKLLGALHNSPRNLQETCMSAIGSVASAAEQAFVPYAERVLELMKNFLVLSNDEDLRSRARATELVGIVAMCVGRTRMEPILPPYIEAAISGFGLEFSELREYIHGFFSNLAEILDDGFIQYLPHVVPLAFSSCNLDDGAAVDIDESDDENINGFGGVSSDDEAHDEPRVRNISVRTGVLDEKAAATQALGLFALHTKASYAVYLEESFKILVRHSGYFHEDVRLQAIISLKHILTAAQAVYQNHNEGQARAKEILDTVMNTYIKTMTEDDDKEVVAQACMSLADIIKDYGYMVVEPYVPRVVDATLVLLREESACQQTESDDEIDDDDVVHDEELMDAVSDLLPAFAKSMGPHFAPIFAKLFEPLMKFARASRPLQDRTMVVACLAEVAQDMGAPIAGYVDRVMPLVIKELASSDATNRRNAAFCVGEFCKNGGEGTLKYYGDILRGLYPLFGESEPDDAVRDNAAGAVARMIMVHAESIPLNQVLPVFLKALPLKEDREESMAVYSCVCTLVLSSNAQILSLVPELINVFAQVVASPVETPEVKAQIGRAFSHLISLYGHQMQPLLSNLSPAYANALAAFVPKSLFG, from the exons ATGTCGCAGTCACTGGAGCTTTTGCTGATACAATTCCTGATGCCGGACAACGACGCCCGGCGGCAGGCGGAGGACCAGATAAAGCGGTTGGCCAAGGACCCTCAGGTGGTTCCTGCGCTCGTACAGCACCTCCGCACCGCCAAGACGCCGAACGTGCGGCAATTGGCCGCCGTGCTTCTGAGGAAGAAGATCACTGGACACTGGGCCAAGCTCTCTCCTCAGAGTAAACACCTCGTTAAGCAGTCCCTCATTGAGAGCATCACAATGGAGCACAG TCCGCCGGTGAGGAGAGCCAGTGCCAATGTGGTTAGCGTCGTGGCAAAATATGCGGTCCCGGCTGGAGAATGGCCGGATTTGTTGCCCTTTCTGTTTCAATGTAGTCAGAGTGCACAGGAAGAACATAGAGAG GTGGCTTTGATCCTGTTCAGCTCTTTGACTGAAACAATAGGGAATACTTTTCGGCCACATTTCGCAGATTTGCAAGCTCTTCTGTTGAAATGCCTGCAGGATGAGACAAGCAACCGCGTCAGAGTTGCTGCACTCAA GGCTGTAGGGTCTTTTCTGGAATTCACTCATGATGGGGTTGAAGTG GTGAAGTTTCGAGAATTCATACCCAGCATCTTAAATGTTTCAAGACAATGCCTTGCAGCCGGCGAGGAGGATGTTGCTATTattgcttttgaaatttttgatgagTTGATTGAATCTCCCGCACCTCTTCTTGGGGAATCTGTTAAATCCATTGTGCAATTCTCTCTTGAAGTTTGCTCAAGTCAAAGTTTAGAATCTAATACACGTCATCAG GCAGTTCAGATAGTTTCATGGCTAGCAAAGTATAAATCCAATTCCCTCAAAAAGCATAAGCTGGTCATCCCTATTCTGCAAGTTATGTGCCCATTGCTCGCTGAATCAAATGATGAAGATAAGGATGATGATCTTGCTCCAGATCGGGCTGCTGCAGAAGTTATTGATACTATGGCTTTGAACATACCAAAGCATGTTTTCCACCCTGTCTTTGAGTTTTCTTCTTTAAGCAGTCAAAATGCAAATCCAAAATATCGGGAAGCATCTGTTACCGCTTTAGGTGTCATTTCAGAGGGTTGTTTGGAGATGATAAAAGATAAGTTGGATCCAGTTCTtcttattgttttaggcgctcTGAGAGATCCTGAGGAAGTGGTTAGGGGGGCTGCATCATTTGCTTTGGGTCAGTTTGCGGAGCATTTGCAACCTGAAATTGTTTCCCACTACCAAAGTGTGCTTCCTTGCATTTTGAATGCCCTCGAGGATGCATCTGACGAAGTGAAG GAGAAGTCATATTATGCTTTGGCAGCATTTTGTGACAACATGGGTGAGGAAATTCTTCCATTCCTTGATCCGTTGATGGGAAAACTACTGGGGGCCCTCCATAATAGCCCTCGTAATTTGCAGGAGACGTGCATG TCAGCAATTGGTTCAGTTGCATCTGCTGCAGAACAGGCATTCGTTCCCTATGCTGAAAGGGTTTTGGAGTTGATGAAAAATTTCTTGGTGCTTAGTAATGATGAGGATCTTCGTTCACGAGCAAGAGCCACTGAATTAGTTGGAATAGTTGCAATGTGTGTGGGGAGAACTAGGATGGAACCAATTTTACCCCCTTATATAGAAGCTGCAATTTCT GGTTTTGGATTGGAATTCAGTGAACTTCGGGAGTATATTCATGGATTCTTCAGCAATTTGGCAGAAATTTTGGATGATGGCTTTATACAG TATCTTCCTCATGTCGTACCCCTGGCTTTTTCTTCCTGCAATCTTGATGATGGAGCTGCAGTGGACATCGATGAGTCTGATGATGAAAACATTAATGGATTTGGTGGAGTTTCATCTGATGATGAAGCTCATGATGAGCCAAGAGTACGAAATATCAGCGTAAGAACAGGAGTTTTAGATGAAAAAGCAGCTGCGACTCAAGCTCTTGGCTTATTTGCACTACATACGAAGGCCTCATATGCAGT ctatttggAGGAATCATTTAAGATCCTAGTACGACACTCAGGGTATTTCCATGAAGATGTTCGGCTACAAGCAATCATTTCACTGAAAC ATATTTTAACAGCAGCACAGGCAGTTTACCAGAATCATAAT GAAGGACAAGCAAGGGCTAAGGAAATCCTCG ATACTGTGATGAATACTTATATCAAGACTATGACTGAAGATGATGACAAGGAAGTTGTTGCTCAAGCTTGTATGAGCCTTGCTGATATCATCAAAGATTATGGATATATGGTTGTTGAGCCTT ATGTACCACGGGTTGTTGATGCTACTCTGGTACTGCTTCGGGAGGAATCAGCTTGTCAGCAGACAGAATCCgatgatgaaattgatgacGATGATGTTGTACATGATGAAGAACTTATGGACGCAGTTTCTGACCTTCTTCCTGCTTTTGCAAAGTCAATGGGTCCTCATTTTGCACCTATTTTTGCTAAGCTATTTGAACCTTTAATGAAATTCGCG AGAGCTTCACGGCCATTGCAAGATCGGACAATGGTTGTTGCCTGCCTTGCTGAAGTTGCTCAAGACATGGGTGCTCCAATTGCTGGATATGTCGAT AGGGTGATGCCCTTGGTAATCAAAGAACTAGCATCATCAGACGCCACCAATAGAAGGAATGCTGCTTTTTGTGTTGGAGAGTTCTGCAAAAATGGGGGCGAGGGGACGTTGAA ATATTACGGTGATATATTGCGTGGACTTTACCCACTATTTGGGGAATCTGAGCCAGATGATGCTGTCAGGGATAATGCAGCTGGTGCAGTGGCAAGGATGATAATGGTGCACGCTGAATCTATCCCATTGAATCAG GTACTTCCTGTTTTCTTGAAGGCTCTTCCACTAAAAGAAGATCGTGAAGAGTCCATGGCGGTGTATAGTTGCGTCTGTACTCTTGTTTTATCATCGAATGCTCAG ATCCTTTCTCTAGTCCCTGAATTGATTAATGTATTTGCTCAAGTTGTGGCGTCTCCGGTTGAAACTCCTGAAGTAAAAGCACAAATCGGAAGAGCTTTTTCTCACCTGATTTCCCTCTATGGCCATCAAATGCAGCCCCTTTTGAGTAACCTCTCCCCTGCTTATGCAAATGCCCTAGCTGCATTTGTCCCGAAAAGCTTATTCGGTTGA